Proteins found in one bacterium genomic segment:
- the secF gene encoding protein translocase subunit SecF has protein sequence MELVKGTKIDFMGMKKYTFVFSGLLLLLGLVGTVQIYRGQANLGIDLAGGTAIQMKFQKPFSMGEIRSILAKAGHVGASLQEASGENILLLKLGALGKEEEKMVAEPVVSLLRQSLPGNPFVVESVSEIGPAIGHKLRRDAALALLISALAIIIYLAWRFEFKFGVAAAVATFHDILVIVGIFWALGIEMDLLFITALLTIGGYSLTDTVVVFDRIRENIRLRKKKTFSEVINQSVNEVLSRTIITSLTTFVAVVALLAFGGIVLRDFSLALAIGILVGTYSSIFVASPVVALWRGEKMTDVKR, from the coding sequence ATCGAACTCGTAAAGGGCACCAAGATCGACTTCATGGGCATGAAGAAATACACCTTCGTCTTCTCGGGCCTGCTCCTGCTGCTCGGGTTGGTCGGCACCGTGCAGATCTACCGCGGGCAGGCGAACCTCGGGATCGACCTGGCGGGCGGGACGGCGATCCAGATGAAATTCCAGAAGCCGTTCTCCATGGGCGAGATCCGGTCCATCCTTGCGAAGGCGGGGCACGTGGGGGCGTCCCTGCAGGAGGCTTCGGGGGAAAACATCCTCCTTCTCAAGCTGGGGGCCCTCGGCAAGGAGGAAGAGAAGATGGTCGCCGAACCGGTGGTGAGCCTCCTGCGCCAATCCCTCCCGGGGAACCCGTTCGTCGTCGAGAGTGTTTCGGAAATCGGGCCGGCCATCGGCCACAAGCTGCGCCGGGACGCCGCCCTGGCGCTGCTGATCTCCGCGCTGGCGATCATCATCTACCTTGCGTGGCGATTCGAGTTCAAGTTCGGCGTCGCGGCGGCGGTCGCCACGTTTCACGACATCCTCGTCATCGTCGGGATCTTCTGGGCCCTCGGGATCGAGATGGACCTGCTCTTCATCACCGCGCTGCTCACCATCGGCGGGTATTCGCTGACCGACACGGTCGTCGTCTTCGACCGGATCCGGGAGAACATCCGGCTCCGGAAGAAGAAGACCTTCTCCGAGGTGATCAACCAGAGCGTGAACGAGGTCCTCAGCCGGACCATCATCACCTCGCTGACCACCTTCGTCGCGGTCGTCGCGCTGCTCGCGTTCGGCGGGATCGTACTGCGCGACTTCTCGCTCGCGCTCGCGATCGGGATCCTGGTCGGGACGTACTCCTCGATCTTCGTCGCCAGCCCGGTCGTCGCCCTCTGGCGCGGCGAGAAGATGACCGACGTGAAGAGGTGA
- the secD gene encoding protein translocase subunit SecD, translated as MMKSITGRITLIAVLTAVSVIVLLPSLTDRLPAGWKDRMPKINLGLDLQGGVFLRLAVDIDKAIENTSMRYADDARAVCRENGLPVLAFQKIGDGGFSLRFPPGDFASRAQATLKDEFPSLDVGPGPVSADGATVIAHMKPAEIQAIRTNAVVQGVETIRNRIDQFGVREPQIVAEGDDRIVVQLPGVKDQQRAIELVGKTALLEFKLVDEGASVEESLKGSLPEDDQLLYQKSTDPQSGRVTKTPIVVKKRALLTGDTIKSAKVNFGNQVGGAHVSISFDSRGAKVFDRVTAENVKRRLAIVLDDTVYSAPVIQERISGGEAQITGNFTPEEASDLAIVLRAGSLPAPVKVIQNVSIGPSLGQDSIRKGVRAAMIGALLVVTFMAFYYRFAGMVADFALVFNILFLLAGMAAFSATLTLPGIAGIILAIGLAVDSNVLIFERIREEVRSKKTVRAAIDAGYDKAFYTVVDSHVTTLITALILFQFGTGPIKGFAVSLSMGVAINLFTALVCTRVVFDYLNARKPMQALSI; from the coding sequence ATGATGAAGAGCATCACCGGAAGGATCACGCTGATCGCCGTGCTGACGGCGGTCTCGGTCATCGTCCTGTTGCCCTCGCTGACCGACCGGCTCCCCGCGGGGTGGAAGGACAGGATGCCGAAGATCAATCTCGGGCTTGACCTCCAGGGAGGCGTGTTCCTGCGCCTGGCCGTCGATATCGACAAGGCGATCGAGAACACTTCCATGCGCTACGCGGACGACGCGCGCGCCGTCTGCCGCGAGAATGGGCTGCCGGTCCTCGCCTTTCAGAAGATCGGCGACGGCGGGTTCTCCCTCCGGTTTCCGCCGGGCGACTTCGCCTCCCGCGCGCAGGCCACCCTCAAGGACGAGTTCCCCTCCCTCGACGTGGGCCCGGGCCCCGTGAGCGCCGACGGGGCGACCGTCATCGCGCACATGAAGCCCGCCGAGATCCAGGCGATCCGGACCAACGCGGTGGTGCAGGGGGTGGAGACGATCCGGAACCGGATCGACCAGTTCGGCGTCCGGGAACCGCAGATCGTCGCGGAGGGGGACGACCGGATCGTGGTGCAGCTTCCGGGCGTCAAGGACCAGCAGCGGGCGATCGAGCTCGTCGGCAAGACGGCCCTCCTCGAGTTCAAGCTGGTCGACGAGGGCGCGAGCGTGGAAGAATCCCTCAAGGGGAGCCTCCCGGAGGATGACCAGCTGCTCTACCAGAAGTCGACGGACCCGCAGAGCGGCCGGGTGACGAAGACCCCGATCGTCGTGAAGAAGCGGGCGCTGCTCACCGGCGACACGATCAAGTCGGCGAAGGTGAACTTCGGCAACCAGGTGGGCGGGGCGCACGTATCCATCTCCTTCGATAGCCGCGGCGCCAAGGTCTTCGACCGGGTGACCGCCGAGAACGTGAAGCGCCGCCTGGCGATCGTGCTCGACGACACGGTCTACTCCGCGCCCGTCATCCAGGAGCGGATCTCGGGCGGGGAGGCGCAGATCACCGGAAACTTCACCCCGGAGGAGGCGTCCGACCTCGCGATCGTCCTGCGGGCCGGGTCCCTGCCGGCGCCGGTCAAGGTGATCCAGAACGTCTCCATCGGCCCTTCCCTCGGGCAGGACTCGATCCGGAAGGGGGTGCGGGCGGCGATGATCGGCGCCCTGCTGGTGGTGACGTTCATGGCGTTCTACTACCGGTTCGCGGGGATGGTGGCGGACTTCGCCCTCGTCTTCAATATCCTCTTCCTCCTTGCGGGGATGGCCGCCTTCTCGGCAACCCTCACCCTGCCCGGGATCGCCGGGATCATCCTGGCGATCGGCTTGGCGGTCGACTCGAACGTCCTGATCTTCGAGCGTATCCGCGAGGAGGTCCGTTCGAAGAAGACGGTGCGGGCCGCGATCGACGCGGGGTACGACAAGGCGTTTTACACCGTGGTCGACTCCCACGTGACCACGCTGATCACGGCGCTGATCCTCTTCCAGTTCGGCACCGGGCCGATCAAGGGGTTCGCCGTCTCCCTCTCGATGGGCGTGGCGATCAACCTGTTCACCGCGCTCGTCTGCACCAGGGTCGTGTTCGACTATCTCAACGCCAGGAAGCCGATGCAGGCGCTGAGCATTTAA
- the yajC gene encoding preprotein translocase subunit YajC, whose translation MFLTGMAYAMGGSPGGGAGGGSGLMGLLPILLMFVIFYFLLIRPQQKQASRQRDFIKNLKVGDRVVTSGGLHGEVKGLTETTITLEIADKVRVKVTRSAVSGSSQDAAVPDAQKPA comes from the coding sequence ATGTTCCTGACCGGCATGGCGTACGCGATGGGCGGATCCCCGGGCGGCGGCGCCGGGGGCGGGAGCGGCCTCATGGGGCTTCTCCCGATCCTTCTCATGTTCGTCATCTTCTACTTCCTGCTGATTCGTCCGCAGCAGAAACAGGCGAGCAGGCAGCGCGATTTCATCAAGAACCTCAAGGTGGGCGACCGGGTGGTGACCTCGGGGGGACTCCACGGCGAAGTGAAGGGATTGACCGAGACGACCATCACTCTCGAGATCGCCGACAAGGTCCGCGTGAAGGTCACCCGCTCCGCCGTCTCCGGCTCGAGCCAGGACGCGGCCGTCCCCGACGCGCAGAAGCCCGCCTGA